The following are encoded in a window of Bacteroidota bacterium genomic DNA:
- a CDS encoding spore maturation protein has protein sequence MALNYIWLGFFLIAFVVALVRLLGYYYRENIAEITGIIFDKADEQVFTAIVESTFKMAETGVTISIFLIGVMTLWLGIMRIGEAGGAIHILSRFISPFFRKLFPELPENHPAGGSMLMNFSANMLGLDNAATPLGLKAMNELQEINPQKDTASNAQIMFLVLNTSGLTVIPVSVMALRAAGGAANPSDVFLPILLATYFSTLAGLIAVAIYQKINLFNAVVISYIGSITVVIGIIIWYFSTLPAEDVGRASGIVGNLLLFLIITGFLTMAARKKINVFETFIDGAKDGFNIAVKIIPYLVGMLVAIGVFRASGALDFLVDSIAALVSLTGLDTRFVDALPTAFMKPLSGSGARGMMVETMATHGADSFAGKLASVFQGSTETTFYTLAVYFGSVGIRKSRYAVTCGLIADFAGITAAIFIAYMFFG, from the coding sequence ATGGCACTCAATTACATCTGGCTTGGCTTTTTCCTAATTGCATTTGTTGTAGCTTTAGTAAGACTACTGGGGTATTATTACCGTGAGAACATTGCTGAAATCACAGGAATTATTTTTGACAAAGCAGATGAACAAGTATTTACCGCTATTGTTGAAAGCACATTTAAAATGGCAGAAACAGGAGTTACAATTTCCATTTTCCTAATAGGAGTAATGACTCTTTGGTTGGGAATAATGCGCATAGGTGAGGCTGGTGGAGCAATTCATATTCTATCCAGATTTATTTCTCCCTTTTTCAGAAAATTGTTTCCGGAACTACCGGAAAATCATCCGGCAGGAGGTTCAATGCTGATGAATTTTTCTGCAAACATGCTTGGTCTTGACAATGCTGCCACTCCCCTTGGTTTAAAGGCTATGAACGAATTGCAGGAAATAAACCCCCAAAAAGATACTGCTTCGAATGCCCAAATAATGTTCCTTGTGCTCAACACCTCCGGATTAACTGTAATTCCTGTTAGTGTAATGGCCCTAAGGGCAGCAGGAGGGGCCGCCAATCCTTCTGATGTTTTTTTGCCTATTTTGCTTGCTACTTATTTTTCCACCCTTGCCGGTTTAATTGCTGTTGCTATTTATCAAAAAATAAATCTTTTTAATGCAGTTGTAATAAGTTATATAGGATCAATCACAGTTGTTATTGGAATAATTATCTGGTATTTCAGTACGCTTCCTGCAGAGGATGTTGGAAGAGCATCAGGAATTGTAGGCAACCTGTTACTTTTTTTAATAATCACCGGTTTTTTAACAATGGCTGCCAGAAAAAAGATTAATGTTTTTGAAACATTTATTGATGGGGCCAAGGATGGTTTTAATATCGCAGTTAAAATTATTCCATATCTTGTTGGTATGCTTGTGGCTATTGGCGTTTTTAGGGCATCAGGCGCGCTTGATTTCCTGGTAGATTCTATTGCAGCCCTGGTAAGTTTGACAGGCCTGGACACACGATTTGTTGATGCTTTGCCAACCGCATTTATGAAACCTTTAAGCGGAAGTGGTGCCAGAGGAATGATGGTGGAAACCATGGCGACCCATGGTGCTGATTCCTTTGCAGGAAAGCTAGCTTCGGTTTTTCAAGGTTCTACAGAAACTACCTTTTATACTTTAGCCGTTTACTTTGGCTCAGTAGGAATCCGAAAAAGTCGTTATGCAGTTACCTGTGGCTTAATTGCTGATTTTGCCGGTATTACTGCTGCTATTTTTATTGCTTATATGTTTTTTGGTTAA
- the alaS gene encoding alanine--tRNA ligase yields the protein MDSNQIRKSFLEFFKSKEHNIVASAPMVVKNDPTLMFTNAGMNQFKDLFLGNAPIKFPRVADTQKCLRVSGKHNDLEEVGVDTYHHTMFEMLGNWSFGDYFKKEAIDWAWELLTEVYKISKDNIYITVFEGSKEDGLPFDQDAYDFWKKHISPERIINGSKKDNFWEMGDTGPCGPCSEIHVDIRDEAQKRLIDGKTLVNNDHPQVIEIWNLVFMEFNRKADNSLEKLPAKHVDTGMGFERLCMVIQGKKSNYDTDVFQDYIKFLSAKSGINYSSSDAKPDVAMRVIADHLRAIAFAIADGQLPSNTGAGYVIRRILRRAVRYGYSFLDFKEPFIFELTDILSEKMGVEFPELISQRALIKKVIQEEEISFLRTLDKGIVRFQEYISKTPGNIDGQFAFELYDTYGFPVDLTQLLARENKVQVEMEEFNQALQKQKDRSRAATSMDTGDWIELKPGRETQFVGYELLNSPVEILRYRTVKSKGKEQYQLVLNQTPFYSESGGQIGDTGILKRTEDNTTINIVDTKKENGVIVHYAEKMPENLLGSFQAVVDKKKRTLIENNHSATHLLHAALRKVIGTHVEQKGSLVNEENLRFDFSHFSKVTDEQIAEIEKIVNEKIRDNIALNVQVVPIDKAREMGAMALFGEKYGDTVRVVTFDKDYSIELCGGTHVSATGQIGLFKIVSEGAVAAGIRRIEALTADKAEALINSELSLLNNLRDVLKTNDVLKSTENLIQQNADLTAQIEVLIREKIKALKTELKNKIQLINGVNSIIETVDIDSADAIKDLAFQLRGEVENLFFVAGSIIKGKPNITVMIADNLVKEKGFNAGSIIRELAKEIQGGGGGQAFYATAGGNNPAGINSALEKAGKILV from the coding sequence ATGGATTCAAATCAGATAAGAAAGTCATTTCTGGAGTTCTTTAAAAGTAAAGAGCATAATATAGTAGCATCTGCCCCAATGGTGGTAAAAAACGACCCCACTTTGATGTTTACAAATGCAGGAATGAACCAGTTTAAGGACTTGTTTTTAGGAAATGCACCAATAAAATTTCCACGTGTTGCTGATACTCAAAAATGCCTTAGGGTTTCAGGGAAACACAATGATCTGGAAGAAGTTGGGGTAGATACCTACCATCACACCATGTTTGAGATGTTAGGAAACTGGTCTTTTGGTGATTATTTTAAAAAGGAAGCAATTGACTGGGCCTGGGAGCTATTAACCGAGGTTTATAAAATATCCAAAGACAATATCTATATCACTGTTTTTGAAGGAAGCAAAGAGGATGGGCTGCCTTTCGATCAGGATGCTTATGATTTTTGGAAAAAACATATTTCCCCGGAAAGAATTATTAATGGCAGTAAAAAGGATAACTTTTGGGAAATGGGCGATACTGGGCCTTGTGGGCCTTGTTCGGAAATCCATGTTGATATTAGAGATGAAGCTCAAAAAAGACTCATTGATGGAAAAACTTTAGTTAACAATGACCATCCCCAGGTTATAGAAATATGGAACCTGGTTTTTATGGAATTTAACAGGAAAGCGGATAATTCCCTGGAAAAACTTCCTGCAAAGCATGTAGATACAGGGATGGGTTTTGAAAGGCTTTGCATGGTAATACAAGGAAAAAAATCAAATTACGATACCGATGTTTTTCAGGATTACATTAAATTCTTATCCGCTAAATCAGGAATTAATTATTCAAGTAGTGATGCAAAACCGGATGTTGCTATGCGTGTTATTGCCGATCATTTACGTGCTATTGCTTTTGCCATCGCTGATGGGCAGCTTCCTTCCAATACAGGTGCCGGATATGTTATCCGAAGGATATTAAGAAGGGCTGTTAGATATGGATATAGTTTTTTGGATTTTAAAGAACCATTTATTTTTGAGCTTACTGATATTTTAAGTGAAAAAATGGGTGTTGAATTTCCGGAGCTTATTTCTCAGAGGGCATTAATAAAAAAGGTGATCCAGGAAGAGGAAATTTCATTTCTAAGAACACTCGATAAAGGTATTGTCAGGTTCCAAGAATACATATCTAAAACACCCGGAAATATTGATGGTCAATTTGCTTTCGAATTATACGATACTTATGGGTTTCCAGTTGATTTAACCCAGCTACTTGCCAGAGAAAATAAGGTGCAAGTGGAAATGGAAGAATTCAATCAGGCACTTCAAAAGCAAAAAGACCGATCCAGAGCTGCAACAAGCATGGACACAGGTGATTGGATAGAATTAAAACCAGGAAGGGAAACTCAATTTGTGGGTTATGAGTTGTTGAATTCCCCTGTTGAAATACTCAGATACCGCACAGTGAAATCAAAAGGGAAAGAACAATACCAATTGGTGCTAAATCAAACTCCTTTTTATTCTGAAAGTGGTGGACAGATTGGCGATACTGGAATACTCAAAAGAACAGAGGACAATACAACCATCAATATTGTTGACACTAAAAAAGAGAATGGTGTAATTGTTCATTATGCAGAAAAAATGCCTGAAAATTTATTGGGCTCTTTCCAGGCTGTTGTTGATAAAAAGAAAAGAACTCTTATTGAAAACAATCATTCGGCTACCCATCTTTTACATGCGGCATTAAGAAAGGTAATAGGGACCCATGTTGAGCAAAAAGGTTCATTGGTAAATGAAGAAAACTTAAGGTTTGATTTCTCTCATTTTTCTAAAGTAACGGATGAACAAATAGCTGAAATTGAAAAGATTGTTAATGAAAAGATTAGGGATAATATAGCCTTGAACGTACAAGTTGTGCCAATTGATAAAGCAAGGGAAATGGGAGCTATGGCTCTTTTTGGCGAAAAATATGGCGATACAGTGCGTGTGGTTACTTTTGACAAAGATTATTCCATTGAACTTTGTGGTGGTACTCATGTTTCTGCAACAGGGCAAATAGGTTTGTTTAAAATTGTTTCAGAAGGTGCAGTGGCTGCAGGAATCAGGAGAATTGAAGCCCTTACAGCAGATAAAGCAGAAGCTCTTATAAATTCAGAATTATCTCTGCTTAATAATCTAAGGGATGTTTTGAAAACGAATGATGTTTTAAAAAGCACTGAAAACCTCATACAGCAAAATGCTGATTTAACTGCCCAGATAGAAGTTCTGATAAGGGAAAAAATAAAAGCCCTGAAAACTGAATTGAAAAACAAAATCCAGTTAATAAATGGTGTAAATTCCATAATAGAAACTGTGGATATTGATTCAGCTGATGCCATTAAGGATCTTGCTTTTCAATTAAGAGGCGAGGTGGAAAATTTGTTTTTTGTAGCAGGTTCAATTATTAAAGGCAAACCAAACATTACAGTTATGATTGCTGATAATTTAGTAAAGGAAAAAGGATTTAATGCAGGCTCCATAATTCGTGAACTTGCTAAAGAAATACAAGGGGGAGGAGGAGGACAGGCTTTTTATGCAACGGCTGGAGGAAACAATCCTGCAGGAATAAATTCTGCTCTTGAAAAGGCTGGGAAAATATTAGTTTAG
- a CDS encoding M23 family metallopeptidase produces MSKIKYRFDTKSLTYQRANLSTKDLLLKLFSYLATGLVFSTVVILFAYKFLDSPKEKKLERDNKQLLLQYELLNKRIALISSVLEDIQHRDDNVYRVIFEAEPISDNIRKAGFGGVNRYVDLEGYTNADLIIEASKKLDKISKQLYIQSKSFDDVFKMAKNKTEMLASIPAIQPISNKDLRRLASGFGYRTHPIYKIQHLHTGLDFSAPTGTEIYATGNGVIVSADSESRGYGNNVVIDHGYGYQTLYAHMSTFAVKPRQKVKRGDVIGYVGSTGTSTAPHVHYEVIKNGQKINPINFFFNDLTPEEFHHIIEISTQSNQSFD; encoded by the coding sequence ATGTCGAAAATCAAGTACCGTTTCGATACCAAATCACTCACTTATCAAAGGGCAAATTTAAGCACCAAAGACCTTCTGCTTAAATTATTTTCCTATTTAGCAACTGGACTTGTTTTTTCTACCGTTGTAATTCTTTTTGCATATAAATTCCTTGATTCTCCTAAAGAAAAAAAACTAGAGCGCGATAACAAGCAATTGCTGCTTCAATATGAATTGTTAAATAAAAGAATCGCTCTTATTTCCTCTGTTTTAGAAGACATTCAACACAGGGATGACAATGTATACCGTGTAATTTTTGAGGCTGAACCAATTTCTGATAATATTCGAAAAGCAGGATTTGGAGGAGTAAATAGATATGTTGATTTAGAAGGATATACAAATGCTGATTTAATTATTGAAGCATCGAAAAAACTGGATAAAATATCCAAACAATTATACATCCAAAGTAAGTCCTTTGATGATGTTTTTAAAATGGCAAAAAACAAAACTGAAATGCTTGCCTCCATTCCAGCCATTCAACCTATTTCAAATAAAGATCTTAGAAGGCTTGCATCTGGTTTTGGCTATCGTACCCATCCGATTTACAAAATTCAGCATTTACATACAGGACTTGACTTTTCGGCTCCCACAGGAACTGAAATTTATGCTACCGGAAACGGAGTGATAGTTAGCGCTGACAGTGAAAGCAGAGGATATGGCAACAATGTTGTTATTGATCATGGCTATGGATATCAAACTTTATACGCACACATGAGTACCTTCGCTGTAAAGCCAAGGCAAAAAGTAAAACGCGGTGATGTTATTGGCTATGTAGGCAGTACCGGTACATCCACAGCCCCCCACGTACATTATGAGGTTATAAAAAACGGACAAAAAATAAATCCAATTAACTTCTTCTTCAATGATCTTACACCTGAAGAATTCCATCATATTATTGAAATATCAACACAGTCTAACCAATCCTTTGATTAA
- a CDS encoding MerR family transcriptional regulator, whose protein sequence is MPYIEKEIEKLYYTIGEVSEMFKVNTSLIRFWEKEFEIIKPHKNNKGNRLFTNTDISNFHVIFHLVKERGFTLQGAKTKLKENQKDTVDSIEIIKSLNKVKLFLLDVKKEL, encoded by the coding sequence ATGCCGTACATAGAAAAAGAAATTGAAAAATTATATTATACTATTGGTGAGGTTTCAGAAATGTTCAAGGTTAACACTTCCTTAATAAGGTTTTGGGAAAAAGAATTTGAAATAATAAAGCCCCATAAAAACAACAAAGGAAACAGGCTTTTTACCAATACTGACATTTCCAATTTTCACGTTATTTTCCATCTGGTAAAAGAAAGAGGCTTTACCCTGCAAGGGGCAAAAACAAAATTAAAAGAAAATCAAAAAGATACGGTTGACTCAATTGAAATTATCAAAAGTTTAAATAAAGTAAAGCTTTTCTTGCTTGATGTAAAGAAGGAATTGTAA
- the rfaD gene encoding ADP-glyceromanno-heptose 6-epimerase, with amino-acid sequence MIVITGAAGFIASCLLSRLNKEGFKDIVIADDFSNPEKSLNYSNNNYLLKVDRMVLNSWLEDNHSKIKFVFHLGARTNTTELDKNIFDSLNVNYSKDLWNLCTKYHIPFVYASSAATYGLGEFGYDDSHEIVSALKPLNPYGESKNDFDKWVLEQHITPPFWAGMKFFNVYGPNEYHKGRMASVIMHAFNQINESGKVKLFRSHNPDYTDGGQLRDFIYVKDLVDICLFLMNFRPWCGLYNVGTGKERSFLDLVKATFAALKKEPEIEFVDTPLDIRDKYQYFTKANMAKLAAAGYHQPFTSLEEGIEDYVSNYLKEGKYY; translated from the coding sequence ATGATAGTAATTACAGGAGCTGCAGGTTTTATTGCAAGTTGCTTATTAAGCAGGTTAAATAAGGAAGGATTTAAAGATATTGTAATTGCTGATGATTTTAGCAATCCGGAAAAGAGTCTTAATTATTCCAACAATAATTATTTGCTTAAAGTGGATAGGATGGTTTTGAATAGTTGGCTTGAGGATAACCATAGTAAAATAAAATTTGTATTTCACCTTGGAGCACGCACCAATACAACGGAATTAGATAAAAATATTTTCGATTCATTGAATGTTAATTACAGCAAAGACTTGTGGAATTTGTGTACTAAATACCATATTCCCTTTGTTTATGCATCTTCAGCAGCTACTTATGGGCTAGGTGAATTTGGTTATGATGACAGCCATGAAATTGTATCGGCCTTAAAGCCTCTTAATCCTTATGGAGAATCTAAAAATGATTTCGACAAGTGGGTTTTAGAACAACATATAACCCCTCCATTTTGGGCAGGAATGAAATTTTTCAATGTGTATGGCCCCAATGAATATCATAAAGGCAGAATGGCCTCGGTTATAATGCACGCTTTTAATCAAATTAATGAGTCAGGAAAAGTTAAACTTTTTCGTTCCCATAACCCAGACTATACGGATGGTGGGCAGCTAAGGGATTTCATTTATGTAAAAGATCTTGTTGACATATGTTTATTCCTGATGAATTTTCGTCCCTGGTGTGGCTTGTATAATGTGGGAACAGGCAAAGAAAGAAGTTTTCTGGACCTTGTTAAAGCCACCTTTGCAGCACTTAAAAAGGAGCCGGAAATCGAATTTGTTGATACACCTTTGGATATTAGAGATAAATATCAATATTTTACAAAAGCGAATATGGCAAAATTAGCTGCTGCGGGATACCATCAACCCTTTACATCACTTGAAGAGGGAATTGAAGATTATGTATCCAATTATCTAAAAGAAGGAAAATATTATTAA
- a CDS encoding 1,4-dihydroxy-6-naphthoate synthase has product MKLSLACSPCPNDTFIFDAMLHQKIDTHGLSFDLEMADVEKLNKKAFNGDTDIIKLSFHAFAFLTEKYELLDSGSALGNNCGPILISKEPGKELSFFKNKKIAIPGKLTTANFLLNLALEDAENKIEMLFSEIEDAVINGSVDAGLIIHESRFTYLQKGLHKVIDLGEYWESLSGAPIPLGGIAVKRSLPHEIKHKINKVLKQSVSYAMANPLSGYDFIKFNAQEINEKVIYDHINLYVNKFSLNLGIEGKKAIELLFDKAKEKNIIPVISNNLFLT; this is encoded by the coding sequence ATGAAATTAAGCCTTGCTTGTTCTCCCTGCCCAAATGATACATTTATTTTTGACGCTATGCTGCATCAAAAGATAGATACCCATGGATTAAGTTTCGACCTGGAAATGGCCGATGTGGAAAAGCTGAATAAGAAAGCATTTAATGGGGATACAGATATTATTAAACTCAGTTTTCATGCCTTTGCATTTTTAACTGAAAAATATGAATTGCTTGATTCAGGAAGTGCTTTGGGAAATAATTGCGGTCCTATACTTATTTCAAAAGAGCCGGGTAAAGAACTTTCTTTTTTTAAAAATAAAAAAATAGCCATTCCCGGAAAATTAACCACAGCTAATTTTTTGCTTAACCTTGCACTGGAAGATGCGGAAAATAAAATTGAAATGCTTTTTTCTGAAATTGAAGATGCTGTTATAAATGGCAGCGTGGATGCAGGATTAATTATTCATGAGAGTAGGTTTACCTATCTTCAAAAAGGATTACATAAGGTAATTGATTTGGGAGAGTATTGGGAGTCTTTATCAGGCGCGCCAATTCCACTTGGGGGAATAGCAGTAAAAAGAAGTCTGCCACATGAAATTAAACATAAAATAAACAAGGTTTTAAAACAAAGTGTTTCCTATGCAATGGCAAATCCTTTATCCGGGTATGATTTCATTAAATTTAATGCGCAGGAAATAAACGAAAAAGTAATTTATGACCATATTAATCTGTATGTAAATAAATTTTCTTTAAATTTAGGAATTGAAGGGAAAAAAGCAATTGAACTCTTATTTGACAAAGCCAAAGAAAAAAATATTATTCCAGTTATTTCAAATAATTTATTTTTAACATAA
- a CDS encoding T9SS type A sorting domain-containing protein codes for MKKTYLLLVFGIISISTYAQRVTNYHLFTKNLLPELAELEEKPVKLTETINASRAMFDTIYYDDFRNGLAGTNGAWTANAVAAFCNWKHTTLPPRGQYSTTIGTLNSTSKDNGYMILDGDSANTPQSWFGSGQLPGSMGTNSNVVNAYLESPIINFSDYPGVILTFQHAFRYCCSNANIVLELEVSNDGGSTWTTFNLRDQINANTPTTNALTKSINISAVAGNQANVKLRFHKTGASHYYWMIDDVLLTEAPENDMVLERPYIDLAGRSGYYHQTPIGNVSPASFYGAVFNNGNAVQNDVKLNVEISDSTGGIEYNKTNIGKILNTLQRDTLEIISPDTFTPLKTGAYTAVFNTLQTEIDEVPSNNVRTLNFAISDTVFARDNGLGNSQVGPSSYVGGNVDAAMIGVLYEITSLAELTSMSVFIHANTANETAIIGRVFSYDHIADTVKNQLMETEIYDVLDTTSKGKWVSLEFKDKNGIVDMIDSGKTVLVAIQVYGIDVATSKYVFTRNDITTYHNGWLVSRTFFANSWGWNSSTPWIRLNVAFSDVGINETSKTDSGIKLFQNQPNPAQDHTAISYVIKDFANVKLKVYNMTGREVLNVNDGPKSPGSHTINLNTASLSGGVYYYTLTAGDKNTTKKMIVIK; via the coding sequence ATGAAAAAAACATACTTATTACTCGTATTTGGAATAATCAGTATTTCAACTTACGCCCAGCGTGTTACAAACTATCACTTGTTTACCAAGAACCTTCTACCAGAACTGGCTGAATTAGAAGAAAAACCAGTAAAACTGACAGAAACGATAAATGCATCAAGGGCAATGTTTGACACCATTTATTACGATGATTTCAGGAATGGGCTGGCAGGAACCAATGGGGCGTGGACAGCAAATGCTGTAGCTGCCTTTTGCAATTGGAAACATACCACATTGCCTCCTCGAGGTCAATATTCAACAACTATTGGAACCTTGAATTCTACTTCAAAAGACAATGGTTATATGATATTGGATGGAGATTCTGCCAATACTCCTCAATCTTGGTTTGGATCGGGTCAACTTCCTGGCTCAATGGGGACAAATTCAAACGTTGTTAATGCATACCTTGAAAGCCCCATAATTAATTTTTCTGATTATCCTGGTGTAATTCTAACTTTTCAGCATGCTTTCAGATATTGCTGTTCAAATGCAAATATAGTTTTGGAGCTAGAGGTAAGCAATGATGGAGGAAGTACATGGACTACTTTTAATTTAAGGGATCAAATTAATGCTAATACTCCTACAACAAATGCTTTAACAAAATCAATTAACATTTCTGCTGTTGCAGGAAATCAAGCCAACGTTAAACTAAGATTTCATAAAACTGGAGCAAGCCATTATTATTGGATGATTGATGATGTTTTACTTACGGAGGCACCGGAAAATGATATGGTACTTGAACGTCCTTATATCGATTTGGCAGGAAGGTCAGGATATTATCATCAAACCCCAATTGGCAATGTTAGCCCTGCTTCATTTTACGGGGCAGTTTTTAATAATGGCAACGCGGTTCAAAATGATGTGAAACTGAATGTTGAAATAAGTGATTCAACAGGCGGAATTGAATACAACAAAACCAATATAGGGAAAATATTGAATACCCTGCAAAGAGATACTTTGGAAATTATAAGTCCAGACACATTCACACCTTTAAAAACCGGTGCGTATACAGCTGTTTTCAATACCCTTCAGACTGAAATTGATGAAGTTCCCTCAAATAATGTTAGAACATTAAATTTCGCAATTAGCGATACTGTATTTGCAAGAGACAACGGACTTGGTAATTCACAAGTGGGGCCAAGTAGTTATGTGGGGGGAAATGTAGATGCAGCAATGATTGGTGTTCTTTATGAAATAACTTCTTTAGCAGAGTTAACCTCCATGAGTGTGTTTATTCATGCTAATACAGCTAATGAAACAGCTATTATCGGCAGGGTGTTCAGTTACGATCATATTGCAGATACTGTAAAAAATCAGCTTATGGAAACTGAAATCTATGATGTCCTTGATACTACCAGTAAAGGCAAATGGGTTAGTCTTGAATTTAAAGACAAAAATGGCATTGTGGACATGATTGACTCAGGGAAAACAGTTTTAGTTGCTATTCAGGTTTATGGGATAGATGTTGCAACAAGTAAATATGTTTTTACCAGGAATGATATTACAACCTACCATAACGGCTGGTTGGTTTCCCGCACCTTCTTTGCCAATTCCTGGGGATGGAATAGCAGTACTCCCTGGATAAGACTTAATGTTGCATTTAGTGATGTAGGAATTAATGAAACTTCAAAAACAGATTCTGGAATTAAACTTTTTCAGAACCAACCAAACCCCGCACAGGATCACACAGCAATTTCTTATGTAATAAAGGATTTTGCAAATGTGAAACTTAAAGTATATAACATGACAGGTAGAGAAGTATTAAATGTAAATGATGGACCCAAATCACCTGGAAGCCATACTATCAATTTAAATACTGCTTCTCTTTCCGGTGGAGTTTATTATTATACTTTAACCGCAGGAGACAAGAATACCACAAAAAAAATGATTGTTATCAAATAA
- a CDS encoding ATP-binding cassette domain-containing protein, whose translation MIEVKNLIKSFNGTPVLKNINIQFIKGNVNVIIGQSGSGKTVLLKCLVGLHDVDQGNVLFEGSDFLNMPLNEKKEIRKELGMLFQGGALFDYMTVEENVKFPLSMFTTMTIAEQQDRADFCLERVNLINSKKLFPAELSGGMQKRVAIARAISMNPKYLFCDEPNSGLDPTTAIIIDNLIAELTQEYNMTTIVITHDMNSVIEIGDYINFLYKGEIWWKGNKEDILHTDNLEINDFVYASKFMKKLKEGGRI comes from the coding sequence ATGATAGAGGTTAAAAATCTAATAAAATCGTTCAATGGCACTCCAGTGCTTAAGAATATCAATATTCAATTTATAAAAGGAAATGTTAATGTAATTATTGGTCAGAGCGGATCAGGCAAAACAGTTTTGTTGAAATGCCTGGTAGGATTGCATGATGTTGATCAAGGGAATGTGCTTTTTGAGGGCAGCGATTTTCTGAACATGCCTTTAAATGAAAAAAAAGAAATAAGGAAAGAACTGGGAATGCTCTTTCAGGGCGGGGCTCTTTTTGATTATATGACTGTTGAGGAGAATGTAAAATTTCCCCTTTCAATGTTCACCACTATGACTATTGCCGAACAGCAGGACAGGGCGGATTTTTGCCTGGAAAGAGTAAATCTGATAAATTCAAAGAAATTGTTTCCCGCTGAATTAAGCGGTGGGATGCAAAAAAGAGTTGCTATTGCCAGGGCAATTTCAATGAATCCAAAATACCTTTTCTGCGATGAACCTAATTCCGGCCTCGACCCAACTACTGCAATTATTATAGATAATTTAATAGCAGAACTCACCCAGGAATACAACATGACCACCATTGTAATTACCCATGATATGAATTCAGTTATTGAAATTGGGGATTACATAAATTTCCTGTATAAAGGAGAAATTTGGTGGAAAGGAAATAAAGAAGATATTCTGCACACGGATAATTTGGAAATAAATGATTTTGTTTATGCTTCCAAGTTCATGAAAAAACTTAAAGAAGGCGGAAGAATTTAA
- a CDS encoding ABC transporter permease, translating into MKLFFHVGRYYHLIWRAFSKPENFKVYWWQTLKEIDSLGIGSFSIVAIISIFMGAVITIQSAVGFDNPWIPLYAVGFAARDSIILEFSPTIVSLILAGKVGSNIASEIGTMRVTEQIDALEIMGINSSGYLILPKILAAVFINPFLIILSMFLGIFGGWVFGVLTGVVSSYEYIYGIQYQFKPYHINYALIKTVVFAFIITSVSAYHGYFTRGGALEVGVSSTKAVVYSSIVILLFNFLITQILLV; encoded by the coding sequence ATGAAGCTATTTTTTCACGTAGGCAGGTATTATCATTTAATTTGGAGAGCTTTCAGTAAACCTGAAAATTTTAAGGTTTATTGGTGGCAAACCCTTAAAGAAATTGATTCCCTGGGAATTGGATCTTTTAGTATTGTGGCCATTATTTCCATTTTTATGGGCGCAGTAATTACAATTCAGTCTGCGGTTGGTTTCGATAATCCCTGGATTCCTTTATATGCAGTGGGTTTTGCCGCCAGGGATTCCATAATCCTTGAGTTTTCCCCTACAATAGTAAGTTTGATATTAGCAGGAAAGGTTGGCTCTAATATCGCCTCTGAAATAGGAACAATGAGAGTTACAGAGCAAATTGACGCCCTTGAAATTATGGGTATTAATTCCTCTGGTTATTTAATACTGCCTAAAATTTTAGCCGCTGTTTTTATTAATCCATTTCTTATAATATTGAGTATGTTCCTTGGTATTTTTGGAGGATGGGTTTTTGGTGTACTTACCGGAGTAGTTAGCTCCTATGAATATATTTATGGAATCCAGTACCAGTTTAAGCCTTATCACATTAATTATGCTTTAATAAAAACTGTTGTATTTGCATTTATCATTACTTCTGTTTCTGCTTACCATGGTTATTTCACAAGAGGTGGAGCTTTGGAAGTGGGTGTTTCCAGTACAAAAGCCGTAGTTTACAGCAGCATTGTTATATTGCTGTTCAACTTCCTCATTACACAAATTTTGCTTGTATGA
- a CDS encoding ferrous iron transport protein A — MNNWRKLSDLKIGESAVIEEFSDDFLSLKFLEMGCLPGESITLERIAPMGDPIIVNVSGYLMTMRKSEAKTILVSYLGSA; from the coding sequence ATGAACAATTGGCGTAAGCTTTCTGATCTCAAAATAGGTGAATCTGCTGTTATTGAAGAATTTTCCGATGATTTTCTTTCTCTTAAATTTTTGGAAATGGGTTGCCTTCCTGGTGAATCAATCACACTGGAAAGAATTGCACCCATGGGAGACCCGATAATTGTAAATGTATCCGGTTACTTAATGACTATGAGAAAATCAGAAGCCAAAACTATACTGGTTTCCTATTTAGGATCAGCATAA